A single window of Phlebotomus papatasi isolate M1 chromosome 4, Ppap_2.1, whole genome shotgun sequence DNA harbors:
- the LOC129808442 gene encoding uncharacterized protein LOC129808442, with product MPTVAIAHNAKGYDGQFILEELCQREEKIEPVLQGCKILFAKVKGVTFLDSLSFIPFPLSQFSKSFGLPECDKGYYPYKFNTTENRSYIGPYPPIEMYPIESMSSQQYAEFLEWYEQVKELPFDNRKELIHYCRQDVKILMMGCLNFMFSFIETTFLNPFLQAITIADAVMKAYRKNYLTPNTLAITPKNNYNSNFLQMQSKISLKWLVYMKETSNPNIKYEVKLRGSRYIADGYDEASNTVYSFEGCFFHGHTCFFNRGHVFSKKPNDTMQSRYEGTLKRLDHIRQLGYNLISIWECEFRRMLESDPVLAERLNNHPEVVDSGFDLRSAVYGGRTEVFRTYYKCRPGDKIYYYDFTSLYPWANKYSKYFVGHPQIIKDIPSQEDVLKHDGVVKCTILPPKGLYIPCLPFRCNNRLFFTLCRKCAEDLNTDRCLHSDDERSLTGTWSIDEVRLAVDHGYVITKCFEVWAYKTSQYNRETGERGLFADYVDNFLKIKQEASGWPSGVESDSDKDNYIREFFENEGIQLDKENIRVNKVIYVVPAGEENPLSTGKFLGELTDELADFGEGAFIDEFICRPWELITGPLSCESSTLFITPIVA from the exons ATGCCCACTGTTGCTATCGCTCACAATGCCAAAGGCTACGATGGGCAGTTCATACTCGAGGAACTGTGTCAGAGGGAAGAGAAGATCGAACCTGTATTACAAGGTTGCAAAATTCTGTTTGCAAAAGTTAAAGGGGTCACATTTCTAGACTCTCTATCGTTTATTCCCTTCCCTCTGTCACAATTCTCAAAGAGTTTTGGGCTGCCTGAATGCGATAAAGGATATTATCCGTATAAATTCAACACCACGGAAAACCGCTCTTATATTGGACCTTATCCTCCAATTGAAATGTACCCAATCGAATCCATGTCCTCACAGCAATATGCCGAATTTTTAGAATGGTATGAGCAAGTCAAAGAACTCCCCTTTGACAACCGCAAAGAACTCATCCATTACTGCCGTCAGGATGTTAAAATTCTGATGATGGGATGCCTCAACTTTATGTTTTCCTTCATCGAAACCACATTTCTAAATCCCTTCCTGCAGGCTATCACCATAGCAGATGCTGTGATGAAAGCCTACAGGAAAAATTACCTTACCCCAAATACCCTTGCCATTACTCCCAAAAACAATTATaattccaatttccttcaaatgcagagcaaaatttctttgaaatggcTTGTGTATATGAAGGAAACTTCCAATCCTAACATAAAGTATGAGGTCAAACTGCGCGGCTCTCGATATATTGCTGATGGATATGATGAGGCTTCTAACACTGTGTATAGTTTTGAGGGCTGTTTCTTCCATGGGCATACATGCTTTTTTAATAGAGGGCATGTATTCTCGAAAAAGCCCAATGATACCATGCAGAGTCGTTATGAAGGCACTCTAAAACGGTTGGACCACATTCGTCAATTAGGGTATAATCTTATTTCAATATGGGAGTGTGAATTCCGTCGGATGTTAGAATCGGACCCTGTGCTTGCGGAGAGGCTGAACAATCATCCTGAAGTTGTAGATTCAGGGTTTGATTTACGATCAGCGGTTTACGGGGGCCGAACTGAGGTCTTCCGTACATATTACAAATGTCGCCCCggggataaaatttattactatgACTTTACGTCTCTCTACCCGTGGGCGAACAAATATTCGAAGTATTTTGTCGGGCACCCCCAAATTATCAAAGACATCCCAAGTCAGGAGGATGTATTGAAGCATGATGGTGTGGTGAAATGTACTATTCTCCCACCAAAAGGCCTTTACATCCCCTGTCTTCCCTTTAGGTGCAATAACCGACTATTCTTCACTCTCTGTCGAAAATGTGCGGAAGATCTCAATACTGATCGATGCCTCCATTCAGATGATGAAAGATCCCTCACGGGAACATGGTCCATTGATGAGGTCCGTCTCGCTGTTGATCATGGGTACGTGATCACAAAATGCTTTGAAGTTTGGGCATATAAAACTTCTCAATACAATCGCGAGACGGGTGAACGTGGACTTTTTGCCGATTACGTCGACAACTTTCTCAAAATTAAACAGGAGGCTAGTGGATGGCCCTCGGGAGTTGAAtctgattctgataaagataaTTATATCCGCGAATTCTTTGAAAATGAGGGAATACAGCTTGATAAAGAAAACATCCGTGTTAACAAAG TCATCTACGTAGTCCCAGCAGGGGAAGAGAATCCTCTTTCCACTGGTAAATTTTTGGGAGAGTTAACTGATGAATTGGCTGATTTCGGTGAGGGAGCTTTCATCGATGAGTTT ATCTGccgtccatgggaattgatcacggGACCTCTCAGTTGCGAGTCCAGTACCTTATTTATTACACCAATCGTGGCATGA